The window TAATACGGGAACAGTTACAGAAGCAACGTAAATAATTGGCATTGCCGTGAGGTTTGACCGACTTGTTATGAAAATCACTAAATAAAACCTGTAATTTTGCTACCATGCATTTCTTTAAAGCTTTAAACAGGCATCATGTTAACCGTTATATCGCCCGCAAAAACACTGGATTTCGAAACCCGTACCGTAACAGACGCGTTCAGCCAACCAGCGCATTTGACCCAGTCACGCAAGCTGGTACGACGCCTGCGCCAGTTATCCGCGAGCGATTTGTCACGGTTGATGAAAGTGAGTGATGACATCGCTGATCTCAATCAACAACGCTTCAAGAAATGGAAAACACCGTTCAAACCGGAGAATGCCCGACAGGCATTGTTTGCTTTCAAAGGGGATGTTTATATCGGTCTGGACGCCTACAGCATGACACCTGACAATGTGCAATTTGCCCAGGATCATCTGCGCATCCTGTCCGGACTTTATGGCGTGCTGCGACCGCTTGACCTGATACAGGCCTATCGCCTCGAAATGGGCACCCGGCTCGACACCGAGCAGAATAAAAACCTGTACCAGTTCTGGGATAACCGGATTACCAAAACACTGAACCAGGCATTGCGGCAATCGGGTACCAAAACCCTGATTAACCTGGCATCAAACGAGTATTTCAAGTCGATAAAACCAAAACTGCTGAGGGCGGAGGTCATTACCCCGGTTTTCAAGGATTACCACAACGACAGTTACCAGGTGATCGGATTTTTTGCCAAGAAAGCCCGCGGCATGATGGCTCGTTACCTTATAGACCACCAGATCGACAAACCTGAAGCGCTAAAGGCTTTCAATCACGGGGGTTATGCATTTAACGCGGACTTGTCCGCTGCGCACGAGTGGGTATTTACCCGCAGGCAGTAGTCTGCGGATGAATCGGTGCTAGCACATGGTAGAGCTTACCCCATTTGCCCATCGGGTCCAGTTGATCTCGGGACTGGTTGCGGCTTTGCTCGTGCTGGCGATTCTGATCATTTCGCCGGGTATCGACAAGCAAGCCCTGAGCACCCTCCAAAAGATTCAAAAACGAGGCTACATCAACATACTCACGTTAAATAGCGCGACCACCTATTACCGCGATATCGACGGCCCCAACGGTTTCGAATATCAACTCGCCAACTGGTTCGCCGAATCAATCGGCGTCTATCCACGCTTCATCACGGTGCAGAATTTCTCCGAACTCTACCCCGAGCTACTGTTTGGCACCGGCGACATCGTAGCCGCCGGATTGTCCGGGGGTGAATCGGATTTCAGTCGGTCAGTTGCTTATGGACCCCATTATTACGAGGTGTCAAACCAGGTACTGTATCGCAAGTTTCGCGCCGACCGACCCAAGAAAGTGCGTGACCTGAT is drawn from Gammaproteobacteria bacterium and contains these coding sequences:
- the yaaA gene encoding peroxide stress protein YaaA, which produces MLTVISPAKTLDFETRTVTDAFSQPAHLTQSRKLVRRLRQLSASDLSRLMKVSDDIADLNQQRFKKWKTPFKPENARQALFAFKGDVYIGLDAYSMTPDNVQFAQDHLRILSGLYGVLRPLDLIQAYRLEMGTRLDTEQNKNLYQFWDNRITKTLNQALRQSGTKTLINLASNEYFKSIKPKLLRAEVITPVFKDYHNDSYQVIGFFAKKARGMMARYLIDHQIDKPEALKAFNHGGYAFNADLSAAHEWVFTRRQ